One genomic window of Cricetulus griseus strain 17A/GY chromosome 3, alternate assembly CriGri-PICRH-1.0, whole genome shotgun sequence includes the following:
- the LOC113830712 gene encoding LOW QUALITY PROTEIN: RNA-binding protein 4-like (The sequence of the model RefSeq protein was modified relative to this genomic sequence to represent the inferred CDS: deleted 1 base in 1 codon), whose protein sequence is MVKLFIGNLPREATEQEIRSLFEQYGKVLECDIIKNYGFVHIEDKTAAEDAIRNLHHYKLHGVNINVEASKNKSKASTKLHVGNISPTCTNQELRAKFEEYGPVIECDIVKDYAFVHMERAEDAVEAIRGLDNTEFQGKRMHVQLSTSRLRTAPGMGDQSGCYRCGKEGHWSKECPVDRSGRVADLTEQYNEQYGAVRTPYTMSYGDSLYYNNTYGALDAYYKRCRAARSYEAVQLQLRLHITMQSRLCPSCHKSRTQPWPVTSPPPLSIPTIDICCRLQELLLLQQQLLLVLQLLLHITGGIGAPCVVLQAQSPLLERATVTGMTVSCPKLQQPCGIPCTTWPGMSGSSMRIGRGTQPFKV, encoded by the exons ATGGTGAAGCTGTTCATTGGAAATCTGCCCCGGGAGGCCACAGAGCAAGAGATCCGCTCACTCTTCGAGCAGTACGGGAAGGTGCTAGAATGTGACATCATTAAGAACTATGGCTTTGTGCACATAGAGGACAAGACGGCCGCTGAGGATGCCATACGCAACCTGCACCACTACAAGCTGCACGGAGTGAACATCAATGTGGAAGCCAGCAAAAATAAGAGCAAAGCTTCAACCAAGTTACATGTGGGCAACATCAGCCCCACTTGTACCAACCAAGAGCTTCGGGCCAAGTTTGAGGAGTATGGCCCAGTCATCGAATGTGACATCGTGAAAGATTATGCCTTTGTACATATGGAGCGGGCAGAGGATGCCGTGGAGGCCATCAGGGGCCTTGACAACACAGAGTTTCAAG GCAAACGAATGCACGTGCAGTTGTCCACCAGCCGGCTTAGGACTGCGCCCGGGATGGGAGACCAGAGCGGCTGCTATCGGTGCGGGAAAGAGGGGCACTGGTCCAAAGAGTGCCCGGTAGACCGTTCGGGCCGCGTGGCTGACTTGACTGAGCAGTATAATGAGCAGTATGGAGCAGTGCGCACGCCTTACACCATGAGTTATGGGGATTCGTTGTATTACAACAACACGTACGGAGCGCTCGATGCCTACTACAAGCGCTGCCGTGCTGCCCGGTCCTATGAGGCAGTG CAGCTGCAGCTGCGTCTGCATATAACTATGCAGAGCAGACTCTGTCCCAGCTGCCACAAGTCCAGAACACAGCCATGGCCAGTCACCTCACCTCCACCTCTCTCGATCCCTACAATAGACATCTGTTGCCGCCTtcaggagctgctgctgctgcagcagcagctgctgcttgTACTGCAGCTTCTACTTCATATTACGGGCGGGATCGGAGCCCCCTGCGTCGTGCTGCAGGCCCAGTCCCCACTGTTGGAGAGGGCTACGGTTACGGGCATGACAGTGAGTTGTCCCAAGCTTCAGCAGCCATGCGGAATTCCCTGTACGACATGGCCCGGTATGAGCGGGAGCAGTATGCGGATCGGGCGCGGTACTCAGCCTTTTAAAGTTTGA